DNA from Triticum aestivum cultivar Chinese Spring chromosome 7D, IWGSC CS RefSeq v2.1, whole genome shotgun sequence:
tcgaggacgagtaggaattaagcttggggatgcctgatacgtctccaacgtatctataattttttattgttccatgctattatattatctattttgaatgttttatatgcattaatatgctattttatattatttttgggactaacttattaacccagagcccagtgccagtttctgtttttttccttgtttttgagttttgtagaaaaggaatatcaaacggaataaaactttacgatgatttttcttggaccagaagacacatgtagGACTTGGAAACCAAGTCAGAAGACCCTATTCttcggcctataaattcccaaatattcccgaaccaccagaagcatccaccaaaatacttttccgccgctgtAACCTTCtcttcccgtgagatcccatcttggggccttttccggcatcctgccggagggggattcgatcacggagggcatctacatcaaccgtattacccttccgatgaagcgtaagtagtttaccacagacctacgggtccatagctagtcgctagatggcttcttctctctctttgattctcaataccatgttatcctcaatgttcttggagatctatctgatgtaatcttcttttgcggtgtgtttgtcgagatccgatgaattgtgtatttatgatcagcttatctatgaatattatttgaatcttctctaaattcttatatgcatgacttaatatttttgtatttctcttcgaattattggtttggtttggccaactagattggtttttcttgcaatgggagaggtgcttagttttcggttcaatcttgcgtgatttcacccagtgacaaagtaggggtagcgagacatgtattgcattgttgccatcaaggataaaaagatggggttttcatcatattgcttgagtttatccctctacatcatgtcatcttacttaaggcgttattccgttctttatgaacttaatactctagatgcatgctggatagcgatcgatgtgtggagtaatagtagtagatgcaggcaggagtcggtctacttgacatggatgtgatgcctatattcataatcattgccttggatatcgtcataactttgcgtttttctatcatttgcttgacatggatgtgatgcctatattcataatcacccaccgtattatttgccttcaagagagaagcctctagtgaaacctatgtcccccgtgtctattttccttattatattttcagatctatatatgaaaaataccaaaaataccttgctgcaatttatttacttttatttacttttacgttttagtaatcttttatatctatctctataagatctcacctttgcaagtgaccgtgaagggattgacaacccctttttcgcgttgggtgcaagtgtttgattgtttgtgtaggtgcatatattggggacttgcgtgtttctcctattggattgatacattggttcttaacggagggaaatacttatctctactttgctgcatcaccctttcctcttcaaggaaaaaaccaacgcaaactcaagaagtagcagtgaGGTGCGCACATGAAACCCCGTCTTCCTCGACCTTCCCGGTGAGGGCAAGCATCAATGTTGAACCACGTCAAGGGCGCACGTGCACCCTTATCTTCCCCGAGCTTCCTAACGAGTTTAGGTAATTAATGATGAACCAGGTCAGGTGCGCATGTACACACCCCTCTTCCTCGAGCTTCCTAGCAAGTGCAAGTCATTAATGTTGAACCACGCCAGGTGCGCACGTGCACCCCATCTCCCCCGAGCTTCCTAGCGAGTTTAGGTCATTAGTGATGAGCCAAGTCAGGTGCGCACATGCACCCCTGTCTTCCTCGAGCTTCCTGACCAATGCATGTAATCAATGTTGAACCACGTCAGGTGCACACGTACACCCCCATCTTCACCGAGCTTCCTAGAGAGTTtgggccaatagctcctgtgcgacacATTTGAGGTGAATTGGCAAGAGTGTGACGTTGTTCGAGCGAATGGCTGTGGTGCAACAATTTTGAGCAGGTAAATAGCCCACGCACGACATGGCTGTTAAACTCAACTGATGCCCTCATTAGCTGTTGGGGGCTGGACCCACCACTTATCCACGTAAGCGCGGGACCCACCACTTGTCTATTCATGGGACCCACCTCCTCGCAGCTAGAAGAGACGAGCGCCCGTgcccgtccgcccgccgccgcccattcATCCCCTTTCCCCAATCTTTCTCTTCTCCGGCGACCTAGCACAAATGTCTACCTCCTCCGCCACGCACTCAAAATGGCGACAGTATGGACCAGTGCTTCTCACAAGGTGCCCTGACTGCCCACGCCCAGACCCTCTTAAACGGTTGGTCACTAAGAGGGATGACAATGGCAATCTTGGGCGGGAATTTGTGAAATGCTTGAGCAAACCAATGGCAGGAAGGGATGGCAAggttagatctcagttcttagcccgttctttcgctctgatttctccatattttgttttttctcctCAAATTTGGGATTTAGGGTCCATGTTGTTCTTTTCAGATCTTGAAGAAATGTTATCATTTCGAGTGGATTGATGAATATGTTGATAGGATTCAGTTTGAGGGCTACGTTGATTCGAGGGTGGCCGCAACCTGGGAGCTCAATTTGGGCGGGGTGCCGCCGATTGCTGTGGAGAATACGGGGAGCTCGGGCGGAGGGGTGGGCAGAGTCGTGCCGATGGCGATGTATGCGCGCAATGCTGAACTACATGCGGAGTCCGAACTGACCGAGGaactgaagaagatcaagaaacatCTAATGCAGATGATTGATTTGCAGAAGCAAGCAAATATCATGCCAGGGGGATTCTATTGTTGTATCATTGCTCTATTTTTGTTTTATTTGATGTTCATCCATCATTAGAATGGGCATTTAGGCCTGTCAGGGTAGAGGATGTGATCTGTGCGCCATGCCAAGTTATGTATCTGAATTGAAGCAGCAATTTGGAACACAAATTATTCAGTGTTCatgctctgtttcctctgtttttgttcttcagttaacagagtgcacacccaaattcagtttctagtaaaaaaacaaaattgggctgccgaatagatgttgggccgtGACCAGCCCACCTgcgtaggggcaccagcccacctctaacttcggcaaataaaatggggcccaataaaatgttacttgtttttattttggcctttttcttgcactaaattttgtgatggatcattttttgatgcactaaaactaaatgttaattgtttttatgcatgtctacggttccatgaaCTAAATGAGTTGCATGCTTGCATGAAGTGCCCGATgtaaattagtttgcatttcctagttgcacccatgtccatagtgggtttgcatggggctcctagttgcatgtccatggtttggccaatattttgaagatggtgtgtgtggtgATTGGGGTGTAGAAACCCGGGCCCGTAGCAACCCATAGCAATACACGAATGATAAGCAAAAACAACCCATAGCAATCCACAAATAATAGCACAaaacacacaatatatatagtagcataacgatcatatagaagcataacgattgcaacccatagttccacgatagccttacaactacatgatagccttacaacttaaagtactaataaaacttaataatagtagcataacgattacaacttaaaaaaactaatacgatagatctatagcaagctagatagataggggggcaccaaacgcgggttcttcgggttcttcttctcctcctcctccgaggccacctcgctcctccgggcgccgcccttcactcctccccgttgttgatggggtacgggagcgtgtgcataacgccgttgttggggaagatgccgttgaagtcggtgaagatattgtaggttgtgaaagctatgaactcacaaccaacccaatacgctcgcccgaggagatggaaagcatcgaaaggGTTAGTGAACGTGGCGAGGAGCCCAACCACAACGCCGTTGTGGTTGACCTCCTCAAGATGGTACATCCAAGGAGAGCCGCGGGGGGAGGTGGCGGAAGCCGGCCGCAAGGAAGAACTCCGTtaactcccttgcgcccctccacctcgagatcgcccaaaccctaagggttctctctacatacactccggtcgggtagagcctttccggcacggttggggggaagtggtaggtggggccgttgtactgcatggtggtggggtggctcgagggctcgaccaggtttgatggagaagaaggaagaaggagggcagaggaggcagaggatggggtgtggatgaggagggagaggaagacgatagtGCCCGGCTTAAATAGCCCAACTACGACGTGGTTTCACCCCGTAGAATTAATGGGCGGGCGGCGTTTGGTGGCGCCCCATGAAAGTGTGTACACGAGCGTGGGAAACGGGCTGCGATCCTGCTGTGCCACCGGTCGCGGGTCAAGGGGGACGGGCTCACGCACGCGTCTGTGCCGTCGTGGGTCAAGGGGACACGCCTGCCCCGGGTTCTCTGCGTGTGCCGCCCGTGCATTCATGTCGTAGCCCATTAATTTGCACATCTTGCTAGGGCCTGGCTAGAGGGCAACGTTCGGTCGATGGGAGACGTGACAATAATGGACGCCTTCATTTGCCCATCTTGTAACGGGCAACACGCCGTTTGAACAGCATCGATACCCCATGCCAGTATTGCGTCCTCAAAGAGGAGCACGCCATGTACAGCACGCCATGCAGCGTTGGCTTTTTGGTTGTCTTCATCGGGCTGCTGCATTGTGGCCGGGTGCATGCTTTGATGCGACGATGCATCAGTTCTAATGGTAGGCATGCGACAGCTTACTGCGTCGATAGGGGTGGCGGAGCAGGGCTACGTCGAGGGcatgcatgcaacgcacgggcgcaGTTCTGCGGGTAGGCACGGGCACACATGCAATGATGGAAAGGGCACTGCGTAGGCTTGGTCCATGCACCGCGTCAACTCTTGCCATTAGATTCAAATGAACGGTCTGATGCCccaacgagagaggctgatccaaaccCCACCGATTCCACCAATCAGCGCGTCTCATGCGGATCGATGCACACTGATTCAACCAATCAGCGCGTCTCATGCGGATCAATGCACACTGTAGCTAACCCTAGCGCCTGACCTCAACCGTCCACGCACAACGATCGACAACCCGGTAGTGTGCGGGGTTTTGAGAGGTTTTGActgattagggttgagcataactaattcaaaaaaaatcaaaaaaatataaaacttgcacacatagtcttattatgtcgtatagtaacaagaaaaaaaatataaatatggtttacatacatttttacgaaaaatccttcacaaaattgtcattcctcgaacaatgtagtatggggttcaagggagagagtagtgggcacccgagagtaggtggggttttgaaaatgaaaagtgtgaaaacctcaccaaaacttcattttggattgactaagaaagatcttaacttatttttctcattttcatgttttaaacttgttttatatataattttctattaaaccttgttttttaaaagaaaataatagaaaattaattcaataaatagtgagactttagatttacactatataggtagaatagatgtgtagaaaaattatttggctggtttagacaaggtgccaaaaaaacttgcttaaatatgaggccgtttaccctacctttggaggtcatttgagacacacttttcatgactatgagttcaacttaccaaaagggctcggaatgatcagcaagcaaacatatttcagttgaggtactttagatagcattaaaacatcaataccccatccctaattcaaatttgtgcccaaatttgaatttaaatttgaattttatttggctggtttagacaaggtaccaacaaacaagttcgaatagaaatacggggatacatagtgactaccagtacgcaccaagttacaaatattattacatgccccaaattttcaaactgttctctgttctacctcttcctaccacgtcgcgtgcccttcttcgccttagcacttcttgtttttggttctactacacacacaagttcactgatcatcttggttttcttcactggtcttttcaacatctcgccaacaccctcgtgatcagtgtcttcagtctcaatgttgacagcagtttcagtttcttcggtgtgtacctcaacatgggtttcttcagtctgaacctcgacacgctcaggttcagtttcaacctcgagagcagtttcttcagtctgaatgttgactgcggcaggattttcttcagtctgctcaggctcaggcacacttctcttctttctaccgccattgactcttgctttttttgttggccaacactattcaacaacaaggggctgacttgctcgcttcctcctggccattgggaaaatgttatagatatagtaattggaaaaaagcaccaaatcaaaacacagacaaataaacaagaacatactttggcttatcaggagtgtaatggcatttgacagatcccactctgtgcccaagttcctggcacaacttgcatctgtttttgttacctttttgggccctttttggctttccatctttctttcccttcttactactcctacctttctcaaaccatgccttgaatctactctgtttaggcctgccagcctttcttttcgtcaagggaggacacatggaaaattcaatgtccacttcaggccactgagactgatctgtaagtgctggaattggagtagcatatgcagctttgaatcttgctaccgaataatattcatgcaaatatgggtgcatgtttatcttcggttgggatgctaagaagagaatggcatgctcacatggtttaccagtgtgttgccactcgaggcaagtgcaatcatgcaattcagtgttaacaacatgtctccttccagttttgttatctctaacttcagcaccccaaggtgaagatttttcaacaaacaaatgtgaaagacatctgctcctattgaccacctgttgtaccactgctggaagcttatcaccttgcagacaatcacctatccttcttctcaattcccacaaccgcatgagcatgatcctgatttggtcaaccatgtcatgcacaggcaaatcttttaactccttcaccttgttgttgaaactctctgccaaattgttgttgatgtggtcacacttgatggcagtgttgaatgctgacctgtaccataacaaagaatggtaggtgttcagccatggaccaaactcatcacatgctgccattatcttatcaagatgatatttgtgtgtctgtctagtgtaagatcttgctgctggccacatgcgcccaaattcttctcctctaaattttttgatcaaattcatccacaaatgaccgaagcactccctctgctcagcatgtgggaaaacatttttcactgaattttcaagccccttacatgcatctgtgtgtatagccaaaggtgacactggccctaggcatcttttcaactggatcatgaaccatgtccatgaagcctctgtttctgactgaaacaagccaacagcaataggaaacatccagttgtgtccatctagagcattgcatgctgccaactgaccattccacttgcctgtcaaaaatgatgagtctatgctcaaatatggacggcaccctgctttgaacccatcgatgcaaggcttcaaagccataaaaaacttggagaacttgacttcaccttcggctgatacctctgtatctatctccacaacactgccaggcgacctcttttccacctctgctttgaagttgcaaagcatcctaaatgtatttgcccaatcaccatataaatttttcattgccctttgttttgccttccacactgtggtatatttcagtttaatggggtacatcttttccaagtctactttgagtttcttggcagtagtgtttggtgttttggctaaaattggggtgatcttttctgcaacccaaagttgtgatgtcatggttgatactctgtgtgaacttgtaatacaagtatgttgattggggatttggttaaccctgacagtacttccatcaggttgcagtctagcagatatgtaccacttgcaaggcttcacactaccatcaaatcctctgcacctcgcataaaacttctttctatcagtccaaacagtcttggcatcaaactcatgtttcactgcataagtcttgaaacacatcctaaactccttcatgcttgggaacaacttgcctacttcaatggcagggttttctttgtcatacacatgcaccagctcatcatcatatgcatcatctacttcatctgcagcttgttccatcaactgtccatctacttcttcatcagcattagcaggcaaactagattcgcccctctcctgcttatctctgtcatcgactggaatgccaaaaagtttggccatctcaatgtcaggcattggtgcaatgaccaaatcagtaggctcatctaattcaactacattccaatcaacagttgctgcagtttcagtttcagttctagtcacctgtccctcttcggctattactgtaagttcagtacacatgggaatcaatggcctctgtgtagcccaatcatcatctaccatctgcgcagccaattgtgatggcacatatccaaccttcgaaaaaatgttcagatcaacgagctcagcaaaaaaattagcctgtttgcttgtccagccgttttgccgatcgatttcttcaacaatctgttcaccatcttctattctcacatactctcctttccaatcatcaaaccgcaacagtgatacttcttgctctggaccccaaacaatattctccccaattttttccacccatttcttcactgtcgtctctcccatgttctgtagaacttgtggatcaatctctgtaaactcaacctcccatttaacaattgtgtctctctcaatgttctgtatgctatcatcaactaattttgcctttgatggaaagaaattgactgtcaattcgaaggtccgagcggcagcatcccctctgtcagtggcggacagtgtgagcccgtgagaaagagcagacgaggccaccccctaattgcatgcaaaattggatcggagagaggcgcattacctattcgaagttgaatctagcggctccatctcagtatgcccacgggctcccctcacaacctatcgattccgcaagcgaaaacagaggaaacgagctgagatctacgggcccgagagaggaacgggagggcgactagggtttgaattcactcaccattttctgagggcgaaggctccgccgccgccaccgagaacgcaagatccgccgccaccggagaagaaggggggcagagtggcgggcccggcacggtccggcggcagggcacggtcagctgttttgaggaacaattaagttggacccacatgtcctaacataaacgggcgggcttggttgacgaccaatttaaccacatttaacaccccatgtggccctgggctatttacacgctcaaatgtgtcgcaccacagccattcgctcgaacaacgtcgcactcttgccaattcacctcaaaaacgtcgcacaggagctattggcccaGAGAGTTTAGGTAATTAATGATGAACCGAGCCAGATGTGTATGTGCACCTCAGCTTCCTTGAGGTGAGTGCATGTGATTATTGCTGCCCTTTTCTCCACTATCAATATCTTCTTCTTTGTGTTTCTTTCATCTATGATGTAGCCACGCCAGGCCAAGTAAGCCTATCTGACAAACATCACCACCTATTGGATTAACCCGATTGAtttcttcttcatcgtcttctcTTGGTTAGAAACCCTAAACCATAATAAAGACACCCAACCCCAATAAAAACCTAATAGAAATATTAGCAGACATTGTTTATTGTTTGCTACTTGGCTTGCTACATTGTCACTCCTATTATTCATCCATGCTTTGATTCAATTACTCTTCTTTTGTGTAGTATAAGATGAGATGACATGTGTGGTGAGGTGGAGTGTGTACATTATGAAATAAAAGTAATGTGAATCAAACATTGAAGTATTGTCTTTGATCATtatatagttgtaaaatatttGTACAATATAAGTAGTATTTCTCAGCTCATGCATACCAAGTGAAGTACAAGTAGTGTGTTCGTCgcaaacataaataaataaaagtaGCGTGTTGATGAAGTGCAATGTGTACATGGAGAAAGAAATGCTATAAGTAGAATTTCCCATGCACATTGAGAGAAATATTATTAATGGGGTTGATGGTGTGGCATATGTGGCGAGGTGAAATGAGTGCATGTTTAGATAGAAATAGTGGGGATCAACCGGCCAACAAATTTCCGGCAGATTGAGATGGAAGCACTGGTCGATGGTAATCAATTCAAACTTTTAAGATTACGGTAAAAGTGTCGCCAAAGTATTAATGAACTGTATCCACATTCCTGACTATCCCCTAAAACACATTCAAGACATCATTGTAGTGAACAATATCGCCGCATTGTACAAACTGTGGATGGTAAATGAAGCAGCCAAAGTTCCAGTCCGGTAATAAGCTAACCCCGTGATGCATCCGACGACGAACAACTGAAAGAAACTTTCCCCTGAGAGGTGTGCTACACTGAACATAACTGAACTTACGACGACCGCGTTCCTCCATTTCATCGAGGAAGATAGGGCTGTTAGAAGAAACCCACGGTAAATGATTTCTTCTGACAATGGAGCAATCACACAGTACAGAAACCAACAGACTAGCCTAGAGGTTCCACCGTTGGAAAGGATTTCCTTTAATATAGGATCATATGCATCCTGCAATATTTCAGATTGAATGAATGAGCTAGGTACTTCCAATAGACTGTAAAGCTTCAGTCAGGAAGACTAATGCAATGAATAAGACAACAGGAGATGTGTGCAATAGTCGAAAAACTGCAATTTAATTGGTTGGACCATACTGACCTCGGGACCTATCAGTCTGTCAGCTATTAGAGATGTGAGAAAAACCATAGACATCAAAAGTCCCAACCATAACACAGTTTCTTTTATCCAACCACGCGGTCTGGACGAGAACTTCCCAGCAAAGAAGGCACCAACTTGACGATCGGGCTTTGCAGTGTACTGCAACAGTGCTAAACCCAAAGCGAGCTCCCCTAGTTGAAGCATGGCTGTGGAAACAACCTGCATTGACAGGGTATGTATGTGTGTACTAAGTACTATGTCCCCTAGAAAATTTTGCAGGTCAACAATGCACGCAACGGATGAACAAACCATTTAGATGAGTGTGCCAAAATAATAAATGAATGAGAAGTTACCACTTACTGTTGTCAGTTGGTCTAGTGAGGAAGAATGTAGCACTTTGGCTACCACACCGAGTCCTCCAAAGCTCAAGGGAATGTGCAAGACAAGAAGGTATGCCGCAAATGTCCTCCATACATCCTCAGGCTCCCATGGAGTATCTGAAGAAAGAAGTGAGTATTCCTGCGATCACATCACAGAAAGACCATATTACAAGGAATGTGTTTATGACGCAGCATGCCAGTTCCACTTAGGTACATAAGTACCTGTCATGTCATAGAGCATTTTAATAGTACAAAATAACTCACTGTTGAAACAAAAAGGTAGAAAATAACTGGTTTGCTCATCTAAGAAACCCCCCCTATTTTCGGCACAGACTAATATTTGCGCACCATGTCGATCAGCCAAAGAAGCAAAGCAATTTTCAAGAGTGAATTTTATCAGAGGCACAAAGAGCCATTTTCCATGAGGTTATGAGCAGGAAGATAGTGGTGAGCTGCAGAGGCATTACATCGAACAGCTCGCGGTCGCAGTCCTTGTCGCCAGGAGTAGGAGGAGGTGAAGAAGAGCAAGCGCGGCTGAAAGCAAAGGAGGACGGGCGCCGCAGCAGGGGCGCGGCGAGAGCTCTGAATTTCGCCGCGCCAGCACGACGGGGtggagctccgcctccgcctccgccgttgGTTCTACTTCTCACGGGGCGGAGACGAGGATGCGACGAGCAACAAGCCGCTGTCGCTGTCAGCAGCATATCCGAACGCACGCGCGCGAGGACCGCTGGTGCGTGCGAGGCCGTTGCTGAACCTTCCTAGTCATTCGTTTTCCCGTGCGACCGCGGACGCCCGAGATTGACACAGGACACATGAGCCTCAGAAGCACACACACCAGATAACACCAAATAAGTAACTGGCCAATGATGCCAAATGATTAATAAGAGCATACATAACGGTTTGGTTTGTTTCATACAACAGGCATTATTGTTCTCTTCACCGGTCTTATTGTCACGTCAACCTTTCTATTTTTCGCAACAACAGTAGATGATTCTAGACACCCCTCACTCCACATTGGGCGCCGGTGATCTCTCAACTGTCAGTCACTACGGAGGCAAGATGACTTTCCGGCACAGGATGATATCTGACAGGGTCTTGCCGTGCCGGTCCACCCTTCTGGAGCAGTTCACGCCGCCATCGAGGATATTCCTCACCACAATGTTCAA
Protein-coding regions in this window:
- the LOC123165208 gene encoding uncharacterized protein, whose protein sequence is MLLTATAACCSSHPRLRPVRSRTNGGGGGGAPPRRAGAAKFRALAAPLLRRPSSFAFSRACSSSPPPTPGDKDCDRELFDEYSLLSSDTPWEPEDVWRTFAAYLLVLHIPLSFGGLGVVAKVLHSSSLDQLTTVVSTAMLQLGELALGLALLQYTAKPDRQVGAFFAGKFSSRPRGWIKETVLWLGLLMSMVFLTSLIADRLIGPEDAYDPILKEILSNGGTSRLVCWFLYCVIAPLSEEIIYRGFLLTALSSSMKWRNAVVVSSVMFSVAHLSGESFFQLFVVGCITGLAYYRTGTLAASFTIHSLYNAAILFTTMMS